In a single window of the Microbacterium sp. SL75 genome:
- a CDS encoding ABC transporter substrate-binding protein produces MLRRTALATSMLLIGALLLTSCTGSSTTPNPTGEADPNATLTVRLSLEPSNLDIRRTSGASLEQALIDNVYQGLVTRNGDDSNAIAPALATAWTVSPDGLTYTFTLRQGVTFHDGSALTADDVITSLQTAKDDPTIQNSSDLANVASIASPDASTVVVTLAKPNIDFLFAMTGRAGLIFKSGDTTNFQTAANGTGPFRVESRNAGQSLTLSRYDGYWGDKAGVAEVVLDYIPDQSAATNAAVAGDVDVALEIDPELRDQIEGTNNFSIESGLTTDKGTLAFNNQRAPLNDQRVREALRLAIDHKALIDTLGSGSELYGPIAPLDPGCEDLSGSISYNPDRARELLAQAGAENLTLTLTIPNVYPTTIPTFLVSSFADVGVTLKVNSVDFSTWLQNVYKNHDYDLSFVRHVEARDFGNWANPSYYFGYDNAEVQGLYAQALATTDQQQSSDLLAEAARIVSDEDAADWLFLSTPLTAVGTNVANFPKNSLNVRLPLAGVTVAAE; encoded by the coding sequence ATGCTGCGCCGCACCGCTCTCGCCACGAGCATGCTCCTGATCGGAGCGCTCCTGCTCACCTCGTGCACCGGCTCGAGTACGACGCCGAACCCCACCGGAGAAGCCGACCCAAACGCCACCCTCACGGTGCGTCTGTCGCTGGAGCCGTCGAACCTCGACATCCGCCGCACGAGCGGCGCCTCGCTCGAGCAGGCTCTCATCGACAACGTCTACCAAGGCCTGGTCACCCGCAACGGCGACGACTCCAACGCGATCGCCCCGGCACTCGCCACGGCGTGGACGGTGTCTCCCGACGGACTCACCTACACCTTCACCCTCCGTCAGGGGGTGACCTTCCACGACGGCAGCGCGCTCACGGCCGACGACGTCATCACCTCGCTGCAGACGGCCAAGGACGACCCCACCATCCAGAACAGCTCCGACCTGGCGAACGTGGCCTCGATCGCGTCCCCCGACGCCTCCACGGTGGTCGTGACGCTCGCGAAGCCCAACATCGACTTCCTCTTCGCGATGACGGGCCGCGCGGGCCTGATCTTCAAGAGCGGCGACACGACCAACTTCCAGACCGCCGCCAACGGCACCGGTCCCTTCCGGGTCGAGAGCCGCAACGCCGGGCAGAGCCTGACCCTCTCGCGCTACGACGGATACTGGGGGGACAAGGCCGGCGTCGCGGAGGTCGTGCTCGACTACATTCCCGACCAGAGCGCCGCGACCAACGCGGCCGTCGCCGGCGACGTCGACGTGGCCCTCGAGATCGACCCCGAGCTGCGCGACCAGATCGAGGGCACGAACAACTTCTCGATCGAATCGGGTCTGACTACCGACAAGGGCACGCTGGCCTTCAACAACCAGCGCGCGCCACTCAACGACCAGCGCGTGCGCGAGGCGCTGCGTCTGGCGATCGACCACAAGGCGCTCATCGACACCCTCGGCTCCGGCAGCGAGCTCTACGGCCCCATCGCCCCGCTCGACCCCGGATGCGAAGACCTGTCGGGAAGCATCTCGTACAACCCCGACCGTGCCCGCGAGCTTCTCGCGCAGGCCGGCGCCGAGAACCTCACCCTGACGCTGACCATCCCCAACGTCTACCCCACGACGATCCCGACCTTCCTCGTGTCGTCGTTCGCCGACGTGGGCGTGACCCTCAAGGTCAACTCGGTCGATTTCAGCACGTGGCTCCAGAACGTCTACAAGAACCACGACTACGACCTGAGCTTCGTGCGCCACGTCGAGGCCCGCGACTTCGGCAACTGGGCGAACCCCTCGTACTACTTCGGCTACGACAACGCCGAGGTGCAGGGCCTGTACGCCCAGGCGTTGGCGACCACCGACCAGCAGCAGTCCTCCGACCTGCTCGCCGAGGCCGCCCGCATCGTGAGCGACGAAGATGCCGCGGACTGGCTGTTCCTGTCGACACCGTTGACCGCGGTCGGCACGAACGTGGCGAACTTTCCGAAGAACTCCCTCAACGTGCGCCTGCCGCTTGCGGGCGTGACGGTCGCGGCGGAGTGA
- a CDS encoding ABC transporter permease — protein MTTLRRLWSLGTGRFGILIVALVVVTAVVSLLWTPFDPASVDARARWSDPAWPHVLGTDNSGRDIASLLMAGARTTVVVAVGAGAVASVLGIALAALGSLTARWIRESVAVLVDILIAFPVLIIAMMISAVWGGSLAVVIWSVGIGFGVNVARVTRPELRRVLHSDFVLAGRASGLSSAQNLTRHLLPNVAPVFIVQLSWGMAVAVLAEAGLSYLGFGAPVTQPSWGVLLSDLQAYIAVHPLTVVWPGLAITLTVLGLNLLGDALREAADPTLGERAPAARTHVPGVVA, from the coding sequence ATGACCACCCTCCGGCGCCTCTGGAGTCTGGGCACCGGGCGATTCGGCATCCTGATCGTCGCTCTCGTCGTCGTCACGGCCGTCGTCTCGCTCTTGTGGACCCCCTTCGACCCGGCCTCCGTCGACGCCCGCGCACGCTGGAGCGACCCCGCGTGGCCGCACGTGCTCGGCACCGACAACAGCGGCCGTGACATCGCCAGCCTGCTGATGGCCGGGGCGCGCACGACCGTCGTCGTCGCCGTCGGCGCGGGAGCGGTGGCCTCGGTGCTCGGCATCGCCCTGGCCGCCCTCGGCTCGCTCACCGCGCGGTGGATCCGCGAGAGCGTCGCGGTCCTCGTCGACATCCTCATCGCCTTCCCGGTCCTGATCATCGCCATGATGATCTCGGCCGTGTGGGGCGGCTCCCTCGCCGTGGTCATCTGGTCGGTGGGTATCGGGTTCGGAGTGAACGTCGCCCGCGTGACACGGCCCGAGCTGCGGCGCGTGCTGCACAGCGACTTCGTGCTCGCGGGACGGGCGAGCGGCCTGTCAAGCGCGCAGAACCTCACGAGGCACCTCCTTCCCAACGTCGCCCCGGTGTTCATCGTGCAGCTGTCGTGGGGCATGGCCGTGGCCGTGCTCGCCGAAGCGGGGCTGTCGTACCTGGGCTTCGGAGCGCCCGTGACCCAGCCCTCGTGGGGTGTGCTGCTCAGTGACCTGCAGGCGTACATCGCCGTGCACCCGCTCACCGTGGTCTGGCCGGGCCTGGCGATCACGCTGACGGTGCTCGGCCTGAACCTGCTGGGTGACGCGCTGCGCGAAGCTGCCGACCCCACCCTGGGCGAGCGCGCTCCCGCCGCGCGTACGCACGTGCCGGGGGTGGTCGCGTGA
- a CDS encoding ABC transporter permease has product MIRYTLTRLGLLVLGLAVASVLIFVSLRVLPGDVAQLIAGTEATPEQVAALRASLGLEAPLWTQYLDWIGGLLRGDLGTSLITGTSVVAELADKARVTVPLAAMSLTVALMVGIPFGVLSALGRRRVGGTALSVGAQALAAVPVVWAGMMLVVVFAVWLGWLPPQGFPRAGWNDPAAAFRALILPALTIGVVEGAMLLRFVRSATLQALGQDYVRTAAAKGLTRTRALLSHGLPNVGLSVITVLGLQIAGIIVGAVVIEQLFTLPGVGRMLVTDVAARDLPKVQGELLALTGFVLVVGFLVDLTHRLIDPRQREAS; this is encoded by the coding sequence GTGATCCGCTACACGCTGACACGGCTGGGCCTGCTGGTGCTGGGCCTGGCCGTGGCCAGCGTGCTGATCTTCGTCTCGCTCCGGGTGCTCCCCGGCGACGTCGCGCAGCTGATCGCCGGCACCGAGGCGACGCCGGAACAGGTGGCCGCGCTGCGCGCGAGCCTGGGCCTGGAGGCCCCGCTCTGGACGCAGTACCTCGATTGGATCGGCGGGCTGCTGCGCGGCGACCTGGGCACCTCGCTCATCACGGGCACGTCCGTCGTCGCGGAGCTGGCAGACAAGGCCCGCGTCACCGTGCCGCTCGCGGCGATGTCGCTCACGGTTGCGCTGATGGTCGGCATCCCCTTCGGCGTTCTCTCCGCTCTCGGACGACGTCGCGTCGGCGGGACGGCGCTCAGCGTCGGGGCGCAGGCCCTGGCAGCGGTGCCCGTGGTGTGGGCGGGAATGATGCTCGTCGTCGTGTTCGCGGTGTGGCTGGGCTGGCTTCCGCCCCAGGGCTTCCCCCGGGCGGGGTGGAACGACCCCGCGGCGGCGTTCCGAGCCCTCATCCTCCCCGCCCTCACCATCGGCGTGGTCGAAGGGGCGATGCTGCTGCGCTTCGTGCGGAGCGCCACCCTCCAAGCGCTCGGTCAGGACTACGTGCGCACCGCCGCCGCGAAGGGTCTCACCCGCACGCGCGCCCTGCTGAGCCACGGTCTGCCCAATGTGGGACTCTCGGTCATCACGGTGCTCGGCCTTCAGATCGCCGGGATCATCGTGGGCGCCGTCGTGATCGAGCAGCTCTTCACCCTCCCCGGTGTCGGGCGCATGCTGGTCACCGACGTCGCCGCGCGCGACCTGCCGAAGGTACAGGGCGAGCTGCTCGCCCTCACGGGCTTCGTCCTTGTGGTCGGCTTCCTCGTCGACCTCACCCACCGCCTCATCGATCCGCGTCAGAGGGAGGCCTCATGA